Proteins from a single region of Butyrivibrio fibrisolvens:
- the hisF gene encoding imidazole glycerol phosphate synthase subunit HisF, whose translation MLTKRIIPCLDVKDGRVVKGINFVELRDAGDPVSVGEAYSKAGADELVFLDITATSDARNTVVDMVRKVADRVFIPFTVGGGIRTVDDMRAILREGADKCAVNSAAINRPELISEGADKFGSQCVVVAIDARKREDGSGWNVYKNGGRIDTGLDAIEWAKKADKLGAGEILLTSMDGDGTKAGYDIELTRAIADAVSIPVIASGGAGTKEHFYEALTDGKADAALAASLFHYKELEISEVKEYLRDRNVPVRL comes from the coding sequence ATGCTGACTAAGAGAATAATACCTTGTCTTGACGTAAAAGACGGAAGAGTTGTTAAGGGAATAAATTTCGTAGAGCTCAGGGATGCAGGAGATCCTGTATCTGTTGGAGAGGCTTATAGTAAGGCCGGTGCAGATGAGCTTGTTTTTCTTGATATTACTGCAACATCTGATGCGAGAAATACTGTTGTTGACATGGTAAGAAAGGTTGCAGACAGAGTTTTCATTCCTTTCACAGTTGGAGGCGGCATAAGAACTGTTGATGACATGAGAGCGATCCTTCGTGAGGGCGCTGACAAGTGCGCTGTTAACTCAGCTGCCATAAACAGACCTGAGCTTATTTCAGAAGGCGCTGATAAATTCGGTAGTCAGTGCGTTGTAGTTGCTATTGATGCAAGGAAAAGAGAAGATGGCTCAGGCTGGAACGTTTATAAAAACGGCGGCCGTATCGATACAGGACTTGATGCTATAGAATGGGCTAAAAAAGCAGATAAGCTTGGCGCAGGTGAGATCCTTCTTACAAGTATGGACGGAGATGGAACTAAGGCTGGATATGACATAGAGCTTACAAGAGCAATTGCTGATGCTGTAAGTATACCTGTTATAGCATCAGGCGGAGCAGGAACCAAGGAGCATTTCTATGAAGCTCTTACAGACGGAAAGGCTGATGCTGCGCTTGCAGCTTCTTTGTTCCATTATAAAGAGCTTGAGATCTCTGAGGTTAAGGAATATCTGCGCGATAGAAATGTACCGGTAAGACTTTAA
- the hisH gene encoding imidazole glycerol phosphate synthase subunit HisH has protein sequence MVAILDYDAGNIKSVEKAFRYLGADVVTTRDEKEILSADHVVLPGVGSFGDAMAKLNEYGLVDVIKKTVESGIPFLGICLGLQLMFDSSDESEGVKGLGIFRGKIRKIPADSGLKVPQIGWNDLSYANKGRLFKDVPEHSYVYFVHSYYLDAEDKGIVTATTDYGVRVEASVEKDNVFACQFHPEKSSEVGMQILKNFLEV, from the coding sequence TTGGTCGCTATATTGGATTATGATGCCGGTAATATCAAGAGTGTTGAAAAGGCATTCAGGTATCTTGGAGCAGATGTTGTAACAACAAGGGATGAAAAGGAGATCTTAAGTGCGGATCATGTAGTGTTGCCTGGAGTAGGTTCTTTTGGCGACGCTATGGCTAAGTTAAATGAATACGGACTTGTGGATGTTATTAAGAAGACTGTAGAGTCTGGCATCCCGTTTTTAGGAATATGCCTGGGCCTTCAGCTCATGTTCGATTCAAGTGATGAATCGGAAGGAGTTAAGGGTCTGGGTATTTTTCGTGGAAAAATAAGAAAGATTCCTGCTGATAGTGGTCTTAAGGTTCCTCAGATTGGATGGAATGATCTTTCTTATGCTAATAAGGGACGCCTTTTTAAGGATGTTCCGGAACATTCATATGTATATTTTGTTCATTCATATTATCTGGATGCAGAGGATAAGGGCATTGTCACGGCTACTACAGATTATGGCGTACGTGTAGAGGCTTCTGTGGAAAAAGATAATGTATTTGCATGTCAGTTTCATCCGGAAAAAAGTTCGGAAGTTGGAATGCAGATCTTGAAGAATTTTCTGGAGGTATAA
- a CDS encoding biotin/lipoyl-containing protein codes for MKNYTITVNGNVYDVTVEEGAGGAAPAAAPKAAPKKAPAAKKASAGAGSIKVEAGAAGKVVKVNANVGQAVKKGDAVVTIESMKMEIPMVAPSDGTVASIDCAVGDSVEAGAVLATLN; via the coding sequence ATGAAAAACTATACTATTACCGTTAATGGCAACGTATATGATGTTACAGTAGAAGAAGGTGCAGGCGGCGCAGCTCCTGCAGCAGCTCCAAAGGCAGCTCCTAAGAAAGCTCCTGCAGCTAAGAAGGCATCAGCTGGTGCTGGTTCAATCAAGGTTGAAGCTGGTGCAGCCGGCAAGGTTGTAAAGGTTAACGCTAACGTTGGACAGGCTGTTAAGAAGGGCGATGCTGTTGTTACTATCGAGTCCATGAAGATGGAGATTCCTATGGTTGCTCCTTCAGACGGAACTGTTGCAAGCATTGACTGCGCAGTAGGTGATTCAGTAGAGGCAGGAGCAGTTCTTGCAACACTTAACTAA
- a CDS encoding response regulator transcription factor: MDRLKVLVVDDESRMRKLVSDFLTKAGFDVIEAGDGMEAVDKFFADKTITLIILDVMMPKMDGWEVCREIRQYSKVPIIMLTARSDERDELQGFELGVDEYISKPFSPKILVARVEAILRRSLQTSNEDVIEEGGIRIDRSAHIVTIDGKPVELSFKEFELLAYFLENKGIALSRDNILNNVWNYDYFGDARTIDTHVKKLRSKLGDKGDMIKTIWGMGYKFEA, translated from the coding sequence ATGGACAGACTTAAAGTTTTAGTAGTAGATGATGAAAGCAGAATGAGAAAGCTTGTCAGTGACTTCCTGACAAAAGCTGGATTTGACGTGATCGAAGCCGGCGATGGAATGGAAGCTGTTGACAAGTTTTTTGCGGATAAAACAATTACTTTGATAATCCTTGATGTCATGATGCCCAAAATGGACGGCTGGGAAGTGTGCCGTGAAATAAGGCAGTACAGCAAGGTTCCGATCATAATGCTTACGGCAAGGTCTGATGAGCGGGATGAACTTCAGGGATTTGAGCTGGGAGTTGATGAGTATATATCAAAGCCTTTCAGCCCTAAGATACTGGTAGCAAGAGTAGAGGCTATATTAAGGCGAAGCCTTCAGACTTCAAATGAAGATGTGATAGAAGAAGGCGGGATCAGGATCGACAGATCGGCTCATATTGTTACGATAGATGGAAAACCTGTGGAGCTGTCATTTAAAGAATTTGAGCTTCTTGCCTATTTTCTTGAAAATAAGGGAATCGCACTTTCGAGGGATAATATTCTTAATAATGTCTGGAATTATGACTACTTTGGCGATGCCAGAACCATTGATACTCATGTAAAGAAGCTAAGATCAAAGCTTGGAGACAAGGGCGACATGATCAAGACCATATGGGGTATGGGATATAAGTTTGAGGCATGA
- a CDS encoding oxaloacetate decarboxylase subunit alpha, which produces MSDIERKPVKIMETVLRDAHQSLIATRMPIEQMLPIVDTMDKVGYAAVECWGGATFDSCLRFLKEDPWVRLRKLKEGFKNTPLQMLLRGQNLLGYSHYADDVVESFVAKSIENGIDIIRIFDCLNDLRNLETSVKACKKYGGKAQIALSYTLGGAYDDEYWKRIAGEIEALGADSLCIKDMAGLLLPYEADKLVRALKSGTKIPIELHTHYTSGVASMTYMKAIEAGVDIIDCAISPFALGTSQPATEVMVEALKGTPYDTGYDQKILSKIADHFRPYREECLESGLMSTKVLGVDIKTLMYQVPGGMLSNLTKQLSDQGKLDKLEDVLQEVPRVRKDLGEPPLVTPSSQIVGTQAVMNVLMGERYKVVPEQTKDLVRGKYGQTIKPMDPEVVKKCIGDEERITCRPADLIEPQMDKFREECKQWATCDEDVLSYASFPQVATDFFKYREAQKSGVDLSKADTKNGAYPA; this is translated from the coding sequence ATGTCTGATATTGAAAGAAAACCGGTAAAGATCATGGAGACAGTCCTTCGTGACGCTCATCAGTCCCTGATCGCTACAAGAATGCCGATAGAGCAGATGCTCCCTATTGTTGATACAATGGACAAAGTTGGCTATGCCGCAGTAGAGTGCTGGGGCGGCGCTACATTTGATTCATGCCTGCGTTTCCTTAAAGAGGATCCATGGGTAAGACTTCGTAAACTTAAAGAAGGCTTCAAGAATACACCTCTTCAGATGCTTCTTCGTGGTCAGAACCTTCTTGGTTACAGCCACTATGCAGATGATGTAGTTGAGTCATTCGTTGCTAAGTCAATTGAGAACGGTATTGATATCATCCGTATCTTTGACTGTCTCAATGACCTTCGTAACCTTGAGACTTCTGTTAAAGCATGCAAGAAGTATGGCGGAAAAGCTCAGATCGCTCTTTCCTACACACTTGGCGGTGCTTATGATGATGAATACTGGAAGAGAATTGCCGGTGAGATCGAAGCACTTGGTGCTGATTCACTCTGTATCAAGGATATGGCAGGACTTCTTCTTCCTTACGAAGCAGATAAGCTTGTACGTGCTCTTAAGAGCGGTACAAAGATCCCGATCGAGCTTCACACTCACTACACATCTGGTGTAGCCAGCATGACATACATGAAGGCTATTGAAGCTGGTGTTGATATCATCGACTGTGCAATCAGCCCATTTGCTCTTGGTACATCACAGCCTGCTACAGAAGTTATGGTTGAAGCCCTTAAGGGAACACCATACGATACAGGTTATGATCAGAAGATCCTTTCAAAGATCGCTGATCACTTCCGTCCTTACAGAGAAGAGTGCCTTGAGTCAGGACTTATGTCTACTAAGGTTCTTGGTGTTGATATCAAGACTCTTATGTATCAGGTACCTGGTGGAATGCTTTCAAACCTTACTAAGCAGCTCTCTGATCAGGGCAAGCTTGATAAGCTTGAAGATGTTCTTCAGGAAGTACCGAGAGTTCGTAAAGACCTTGGTGAGCCACCGCTTGTTACACCTTCATCACAGATCGTTGGTACTCAGGCCGTTATGAATGTACTTATGGGCGAGAGATATAAGGTTGTTCCTGAACAGACTAAGGACCTTGTAAGAGGTAAGTATGGTCAGACAATCAAGCCTATGGACCCTGAAGTAGTTAAGAAGTGCATCGGCGACGAAGAGCGTATCACATGCCGTCCTGCAGATCTTATCGAGCCTCAGATGGATAAGTTCAGAGAAGAGTGCAAACAGTGGGCTACATGCGATGAGGACGTTCTCTCATATGCATCATTCCCTCAGGTTGCTACAGACTTCTTCAAGTATCGTGAAGCTCAGAAGAGCGGAGTAGACCTTTCTAAGGCAGATACTAAGAACGGAGCATATCCTGCTTGA
- a CDS encoding alpha-amylase family glycosyl hydrolase yields the protein MDLNRQMLALDEINGFRIRPGYYEMNGATVIPDGVNFTCYSKGAKSITLLLFHRGESAPYGTIPFPESYKIGKTYSMIVFGLDIENIEYAYSVDGPWDPSRGLLFDKKHLLLDPYAKAVSGQRIWGQNDNRNGIYRARIVRNNFEWNATKQLETPMEDSIIYELHVRGFTKDPSSGVRYPGTFEGLKEKIPYLKHLGITAVELMPIFEFDETRDKREVNGRTLLDYWGYNTVSFFAPNTAYASVGEYNYEGLELKNLIKEFKDNGIEVILDVVFNHTAEGNENGPFISFKGFDNNIYYMLTPDGKYYNFSGCGNTVNCNNPLVQEMIVNCLRYWVEDYRVDGFRFDLASILGRNEDGTPMDRPPLIQRLAYDPILGNCKLIAEAWDAGGMYQVGSFPAWNRWAEWNGKYRDDIRSYLKGEYWSAPEAIKRITGSMDLYGGEYVGYNSSINFLTCHDGFPLYDLYSYNGKHNEANGWNNTDGTDDNRSWNCGVEGETDDPEIIKLRFRMMRNAITILMCSRGTPMLLAGDEFGNTQFGNNNAYCQDNEISWLNWNLMKKNHDFYDFYRNAIQFRKRHPAIRKDLQPAKCGLPFESSHVEDPYNGNITKDSRMIGIRFAGYSRDKGHDDVIYIAINVFWEDIPIKLPGLPGGGYWALAINTGAPDEKYFHNRPVPLTDDGWILKARSVCVFVGNFPTDYS from the coding sequence ATGGATCTTAATCGCCAGATGCTTGCACTTGATGAGATCAACGGTTTCAGAATAAGACCCGGTTATTATGAAATGAACGGGGCAACTGTTATCCCTGATGGTGTTAACTTCACATGTTATTCTAAGGGAGCCAAGTCTATTACACTACTTCTGTTTCACAGAGGCGAATCTGCTCCTTACGGAACTATCCCTTTTCCCGAATCCTATAAAATTGGTAAGACCTATTCGATGATCGTATTTGGTCTTGATATAGAGAACATAGAATATGCCTATTCTGTTGACGGCCCATGGGACCCATCAAGAGGACTTCTTTTTGACAAAAAGCATCTCCTCCTTGACCCTTACGCTAAAGCAGTAAGCGGCCAGCGTATATGGGGGCAGAATGACAATAGAAATGGTATATACAGAGCCAGGATCGTTAGAAACAATTTTGAATGGAATGCTACCAAGCAGCTTGAAACTCCAATGGAAGATTCCATCATATATGAGCTTCATGTAAGAGGCTTTACTAAGGATCCATCCTCAGGCGTAAGATATCCCGGAACATTTGAAGGTCTCAAAGAGAAAATTCCATATCTTAAGCACCTTGGAATCACGGCTGTAGAGCTCATGCCCATTTTCGAGTTTGATGAGACTAGAGATAAAAGAGAAGTCAATGGCAGAACACTTCTTGATTACTGGGGATATAACACAGTAAGCTTTTTTGCTCCCAACACGGCCTATGCATCAGTTGGTGAGTACAACTATGAAGGCCTTGAGCTTAAAAATCTTATTAAGGAGTTCAAGGATAACGGAATAGAAGTAATCCTCGATGTAGTATTTAACCATACTGCTGAAGGTAATGAGAACGGACCATTTATTTCTTTCAAAGGATTTGATAATAATATCTATTACATGCTGACACCGGATGGCAAGTACTATAACTTCTCAGGTTGCGGCAATACAGTTAACTGTAATAATCCTCTGGTACAGGAAATGATAGTTAATTGTCTGCGCTACTGGGTTGAGGACTATCGTGTTGACGGATTCCGTTTTGATCTTGCAAGTATCCTTGGAAGAAATGAAGACGGAACTCCTATGGACAGGCCGCCTCTTATTCAGAGACTTGCCTATGACCCGATCCTAGGCAACTGTAAGCTTATCGCAGAAGCGTGGGATGCAGGCGGAATGTACCAGGTAGGAAGCTTCCCTGCATGGAACAGATGGGCAGAGTGGAATGGTAAATACCGCGATGATATCCGCTCTTACTTAAAAGGCGAGTACTGGTCAGCTCCTGAAGCTATTAAGAGAATCACAGGTTCTATGGACCTGTACGGCGGCGAATATGTCGGATATAATTCATCTATTAACTTTCTGACCTGCCACGATGGATTCCCGCTTTATGACCTTTATTCCTACAATGGCAAGCACAATGAAGCCAACGGCTGGAACAACACAGATGGTACAGATGATAACAGAAGCTGGAACTGCGGCGTAGAAGGCGAAACAGATGATCCTGAGATCATCAAGCTTAGATTCCGCATGATGCGTAATGCTATCACGATACTTATGTGTTCCAGAGGAACTCCGATGCTCCTTGCAGGCGATGAGTTCGGCAACACCCAGTTTGGTAATAACAATGCCTATTGTCAGGATAATGAGATTTCATGGCTTAACTGGAATCTCATGAAGAAGAACCACGATTTCTATGATTTTTATAGAAATGCTATACAGTTCAGAAAAAGACATCCTGCCATCAGAAAAGATCTCCAGCCTGCAAAGTGCGGACTTCCTTTCGAAAGCAGTCACGTAGAAGATCCTTACAATGGAAACATTACCAAGGACAGCAGGATGATAGGCATCAGATTTGCCGGCTATTCAAGAGATAAGGGCCACGACGACGTTATATATATCGCTATCAACGTTTTCTGGGAAGACATCCCGATCAAACTTCCCGGACTTCCGGGTGGCGGCTACTGGGCACTTGCAATTAATACCGGCGCTCCTGATGAAAAGTATTTTCATAACAGACCTGTTCCACTTACAGATGATGGCTGGATTCTTAAAGCCAGAAGCGTATGCGTATTTGTAGGTAACTTCCCTACAGATTATTCTTAA
- a CDS encoding HAMP domain-containing sensor histidine kinase gives MNKENNTKKIKRPLRRDFMLIFTVLLVGMVGGVLLFNNTLLEKYYINNKVEAITSAYESVNDAMNSGDILSDSFNIELMRICERYNIDVIVADENSNVVKSSSPDYFYLQQKLWGNMLGFTDDNGKTIILIEKNKYMLQIDTDERTGTDYMEMFGFLDNGNVFMIRSALEGIKDSVRISNNFMTYVAFGILIIGSVLSYFLARRITKPISKLTEISNQMKALDFDAKYTSKHRNELDLLGENINELSETLEKTISELKTANLELKKDIESKEKIDKMRSEFLSNVSHELKTPIALIQGYAEGLQDGIVDDDPDSRKYYCDVIVDEAGKMNKMVKQLMTLNELEFGKNTINMERFDIVTVIQNYLKSADILARQKNVTVQMQDLGPVYVWADEFKTWEVLQNYYSNAINHIGGDRIIKISLTKGDGVVRVSVFNTGDPIPGESLDHIWEKFYKVDKARTREYGGSGVGLSIVKAIMDSMDRKYGVINHEDGVEFWFELETRSIDEQVLSNKAE, from the coding sequence GTGAACAAAGAAAATAATACTAAAAAAATAAAAAGACCGCTGCGCCGCGATTTCATGCTTATTTTTACAGTTCTGCTGGTAGGCATGGTTGGCGGCGTTTTGCTGTTTAATAATACGCTTCTTGAAAAATACTATATCAATAATAAGGTTGAAGCCATTACATCTGCTTACGAGAGTGTTAATGATGCCATGAATTCCGGGGATATTCTCTCAGATTCTTTTAACATAGAACTGATGAGGATCTGCGAGCGTTATAACATAGACGTAATAGTCGCAGACGAAAATTCGAATGTTGTAAAATCGTCATCCCCTGACTATTTTTATCTTCAGCAAAAGCTCTGGGGCAATATGCTTGGCTTTACAGATGATAACGGCAAAACAATTATATTGATAGAAAAAAACAAATACATGCTCCAGATAGATACTGACGAAAGAACAGGAACCGATTACATGGAAATGTTCGGCTTTCTTGATAATGGAAATGTATTTATGATAAGGAGCGCGCTGGAAGGAATAAAGGACAGTGTTCGAATTTCCAATAATTTCATGACCTATGTTGCGTTTGGAATACTGATCATAGGAAGTGTGCTTTCCTATTTTCTTGCAAGAAGGATCACAAAACCGATCAGCAAGCTTACAGAGATATCAAATCAGATGAAGGCGCTGGATTTTGATGCAAAATATACGAGTAAACATAGAAATGAGCTGGACCTTCTTGGAGAAAACATAAACGAACTTTCGGAGACGCTCGAAAAAACGATATCAGAACTTAAAACAGCAAACCTTGAACTTAAAAAAGATATTGAGTCAAAAGAAAAGATAGACAAAATGAGAAGCGAATTTCTTTCCAATGTGTCTCATGAATTAAAGACGCCAATTGCGCTTATCCAGGGATATGCGGAAGGTTTGCAGGATGGAATTGTTGATGATGATCCCGATAGCAGGAAGTACTACTGCGATGTAATAGTGGATGAAGCCGGCAAGATGAATAAGATGGTCAAACAGCTCATGACCCTTAATGAGCTTGAATTTGGCAAAAATACCATCAACATGGAGCGATTTGATATCGTAACGGTTATTCAGAATTATCTGAAATCTGCCGATATATTAGCGAGGCAGAAAAATGTCACTGTGCAGATGCAGGACTTAGGCCCTGTATATGTCTGGGCAGATGAATTTAAGACCTGGGAGGTTTTGCAGAATTATTACAGCAATGCCATCAATCATATAGGCGGAGACCGGATCATTAAGATCTCTCTTACAAAGGGTGACGGCGTAGTGAGGGTATCAGTATTTAATACCGGAGATCCGATACCGGGTGAAAGCCTTGATCATATCTGGGAAAAGTTTTACAAGGTTGATAAAGCAAGGACCAGAGAGTATGGCGGAAGCGGCGTTGGCCTGTCCATAGTAAAAGCCATTATGGATTCGATGGACAGGAAATACGGCGTTATCAATCATGAAGATGGTGTGGAATTCTGGTTTGAACTTGAGACCAGATCCATTGATGAACAGGTACTATCGAATAAAGCTGAATAA
- a CDS encoding sodium ion-translocating decarboxylase subunit beta, with product MEKIVETFSNLWVETAFEKLYWGNYVMILVAFVFLYLAIAHDFEPLLLVPIAFGMLLVNIYPDIMHEISEDGSGGGLFRYFYKLDEWSILPSIIFMGVGAMTDFGPLIANPKSFLLGAAAQFGIFSAYFMAIFMGFSGTEAASISIIGGADGPTSIFLATKLGCTGLLGPIAVAAYSYMSLVPLIQPPIMKLFTTKKERKIRMLQLRPVSQLEKILFPIVVTVVVCMILPTTAPLIGMLMLGNLFRECGVVHQLQETASNALMYIVVILLGTSVGATTKAEDFLRPQTLKIVVLGLIAFAVGTAAGVLFGKLMNLFSGGNINPLIGSAGVSAVPMAARVSQKVGAEADPSNFLLMHAMGPNVAGVIGTAVVAGTFMAIFGI from the coding sequence ATGGAAAAAATCGTTGAAACATTTTCGAATCTATGGGTTGAGACAGCTTTCGAGAAACTTTACTGGGGCAATTATGTCATGATCCTCGTAGCGTTCGTATTTCTTTATTTGGCTATAGCCCATGATTTTGAACCACTGCTTCTTGTTCCAATCGCATTTGGTATGCTTCTTGTTAATATCTATCCTGATATTATGCATGAGATATCAGAAGACGGAAGCGGCGGTGGATTATTCAGGTATTTCTACAAGTTGGATGAATGGTCAATCCTTCCTTCAATCATATTCATGGGTGTAGGTGCCATGACAGACTTTGGTCCGCTTATTGCTAACCCTAAGTCATTCCTGCTTGGTGCAGCAGCACAGTTCGGTATTTTCTCAGCTTACTTTATGGCTATCTTTATGGGATTCTCCGGAACAGAAGCTGCTTCTATCTCCATCATCGGTGGTGCTGATGGTCCTACATCTATCTTCCTTGCTACAAAGCTTGGATGTACAGGCCTTCTTGGACCTATCGCCGTTGCTGCATATTCGTACATGTCACTTGTACCGCTTATTCAGCCTCCGATCATGAAGCTTTTCACAACAAAGAAGGAACGTAAGATCCGCATGCTTCAGCTTCGCCCTGTATCACAGCTTGAGAAGATTCTCTTCCCTATAGTTGTTACAGTTGTTGTCTGCATGATCCTTCCAACAACAGCTCCTCTTATCGGTATGCTTATGCTTGGTAACCTCTTCCGTGAATGTGGTGTTGTACACCAGCTTCAGGAGACAGCTTCCAATGCTCTTATGTACATCGTAGTTATCCTTCTTGGAACATCAGTTGGTGCTACTACAAAAGCTGAAGATTTCCTTAGGCCTCAGACTCTTAAGATCGTAGTTCTCGGACTTATAGCATTCGCTGTAGGTACTGCTGCAGGTGTTCTGTTTGGTAAACTTATGAATCTTTTCAGTGGTGGAAATATCAATCCGCTTATCGGTTCAGCCGGTGTATCAGCCGTTCCTATGGCTGCACGTGTATCTCAGAAGGTTGGTGCAGAAGCAGATCCTTCCAACTTCCTTCTCATGCACGCTATGGGACCTAACGTTGCCGGAGTAATCGGAACAGCAGTTGTTGCCGGTACATTTATGGCGATATTCGGAATCTAA
- a CDS encoding chemotaxis protein, with amino-acid sequence MESKILLENGTNELEVLEFKIDDHCYGINVAKIKEIITYQEVTPVPNAHPSIEGIFMPRDMMITAIDLRNCLQRGTSKPGGLFIVTNFNKLDIAFHVDSVIGIHRVSWADIIKPNATISTAEQSISTGIIKFEDRLIIILDFEKIVSDINPNTGLNMDQIKDIGPRTRTDVPIVLAEDSQLLNKLIVDALNKAGYSNVRHFENGKLAYDYIQELKKREKLDQVKCIITDVEMPIMDGHRLTKLIKTDDATKDIPLIIFSSLVNEEMRRKGESLGADRQLSKPEIGNLVSVIDELVRITDAE; translated from the coding sequence ATGGAAAGTAAAATTCTGTTGGAAAATGGTACTAATGAGCTGGAGGTTTTGGAATTTAAAATTGATGATCACTGTTATGGAATAAACGTTGCTAAGATAAAAGAAATTATTACTTATCAGGAAGTAACGCCTGTTCCGAATGCACATCCAAGTATCGAAGGCATATTTATGCCACGTGACATGATGATCACCGCAATTGATCTTCGTAACTGTCTTCAGAGAGGAACATCCAAACCGGGCGGTCTTTTCATAGTAACTAATTTCAACAAGCTGGATATAGCATTCCATGTTGATTCCGTTATCGGAATTCACCGTGTATCCTGGGCTGATATCATTAAGCCCAATGCTACTATTTCTACAGCTGAACAAAGTATTTCCACAGGTATCATTAAATTTGAAGATCGTCTTATCATCATCCTTGATTTTGAAAAGATTGTATCTGATATTAATCCTAATACTGGTCTTAATATGGATCAGATCAAGGATATCGGACCTCGTACAAGAACAGATGTACCAATTGTTCTTGCAGAAGACTCACAGCTTCTTAATAAGCTTATCGTAGATGCTCTTAACAAAGCCGGTTATTCAAATGTAAGACATTTTGAAAATGGTAAGCTGGCATATGATTATATTCAGGAGCTTAAAAAGAGAGAGAAGCTTGATCAGGTTAAATGTATCATAACCGATGTTGAGATGCCTATCATGGATGGCCATCGTCTTACAAAGCTTATTAAGACAGATGATGCAACAAAGGATATCCCGCTTATCATCTTCTCATCACTTGTTAATGAAGAAATGAGAAGAAAGGGAGAATCTCTTGGAGCTGACAGGCAGCTGTCAAAGCCTGAGATCGGTAATCTTGTTTCAGTAATCGATGAACTGGTTCGAATTACTGATGCCGAATAA